A genome region from Ralstonia solanacearum K60 includes the following:
- a CDS encoding sigma-54-dependent transcriptional regulator: protein MSEGLNVLFIEDDPPVRQATAQSLELAGFQVQAYSSAEEAVGRIDADFHGVVVSDLRLPGASGLDVLAHCQSFGTGIPVVLVTGHGDITMAVQAMRDGAFDFIEKPFPAERLTETVRRAVERRALELENRALRRELAGPAAGTRIIGRSQAMASVRALIDNVAATDAPVLINGETGTGKELVARSLHTLSPRHDKPFIALNCGAVPEQIFESEMFGHEAGAFTGAGKRRIGKLEHASGGTLFLDEIESMPLALQVKLLRVLQEGMLERLGSNASVRIDVRIVAAAKGDMEALIAAGGFRRDLYYRLNVVAIDLPPLRERREDIIPLFEHFLLEAAVRYQRPLPMLSERQRHELMQSNWPGNVRELRNAADRLVLGVGRTPVVSDAAEDGMPLKERIERYERTVIAETLARTGGSVHQAADILQVGRATLYDKIKRYGL, encoded by the coding sequence ATGTCCGAAGGCTTGAACGTTCTCTTTATCGAAGACGATCCGCCCGTCCGCCAGGCCACCGCGCAGAGCCTGGAACTGGCCGGGTTCCAAGTGCAGGCGTACAGCAGCGCCGAGGAGGCGGTCGGCCGGATCGATGCCGATTTCCACGGCGTGGTCGTGAGCGACCTGCGCCTGCCGGGCGCGAGCGGGCTCGACGTGCTGGCGCACTGCCAGTCGTTCGGCACCGGCATTCCGGTGGTGCTCGTGACCGGCCATGGCGACATCACGATGGCCGTGCAGGCGATGCGCGACGGCGCGTTCGATTTCATCGAGAAGCCGTTCCCCGCCGAGCGCCTGACCGAGACCGTGCGCCGCGCCGTGGAGCGCCGCGCGCTGGAACTGGAAAACCGCGCCCTGCGCCGCGAGCTGGCGGGGCCGGCAGCGGGCACACGCATCATCGGTCGCTCCCAGGCGATGGCTTCGGTCCGCGCGCTGATCGACAACGTGGCCGCCACCGACGCGCCGGTGCTCATCAACGGCGAGACCGGCACCGGCAAGGAACTGGTCGCGCGCAGCCTGCACACGCTGTCGCCGCGCCACGACAAACCGTTTATCGCGCTGAACTGCGGCGCGGTGCCCGAGCAGATCTTCGAGAGCGAGATGTTCGGCCACGAGGCCGGCGCCTTCACCGGTGCGGGCAAGCGGCGCATCGGCAAGCTCGAGCATGCGTCCGGCGGCACGCTTTTCCTCGATGAGATCGAGAGCATGCCGCTGGCGCTGCAGGTCAAGCTGCTGCGCGTGCTGCAGGAGGGCATGCTGGAGCGCCTGGGCTCGAATGCCTCGGTGCGCATCGACGTGCGCATCGTCGCCGCGGCCAAGGGCGACATGGAGGCGCTGATCGCGGCCGGCGGCTTCCGGCGCGACCTGTACTACCGGCTGAACGTCGTCGCCATCGACCTGCCGCCGCTGCGCGAGCGCCGCGAAGACATCATCCCGCTGTTCGAGCACTTCCTGCTGGAGGCCGCCGTGCGCTATCAGCGTCCCCTGCCGATGCTGTCCGAGCGTCAGCGGCACGAGCTGATGCAATCGAACTGGCCGGGCAACGTGCGCGAACTGCGCAATGCCGCCGATCGCCTGGTGCTGGGTGTCGGCCGTACGCCCGTGGTGTCCGATGCGGCGGAAGACGGCATGCCGCTCAAGGAGCGCATCGAGCGCTACGAGCGCACGGTGATCGCGGAAACGCTGGCGCGCACCGGCGGCTCCGTCCACCAGGCCGCCG